The following nucleotide sequence is from Sander lucioperca isolate FBNREF2018 chromosome 19, SLUC_FBN_1.2, whole genome shotgun sequence.
ATTGAATGTCtaaactagaaaatggggaaagtaatTAAGCTTTCTGGAGCGCTCCTAAGAAGCTAAGTGCTGGGGAAAAGCGTATACTATCTGCTTATTGTTGAAACGTatgcatatgtttatttggtttgcagtttattgtctattttgttatttcGTTGTGTTGTCTTGAATGTTGTGGTTATTACATCATATTTTCTCGAGATTTTGTCTGCGTAGGTGGTGATAACGAGTTGTGAGTTGGGGTGATGTTTGTGTTGTAAATTGTATGTTTGTATTCTGTTTATAAAAACAGAGCAAATGCACTTTCTTTCACCTGACAAGTTTTCTGTTTGCTTACaggaaaatgcccaaaataaaGAACATACCTGCACGATAACGAGACACttcacacaaactcacaaattTGAGCCTCATCGTGGCGCTTTAGGAAAAGTTAGGGGATCAGCAAACCCAGTTGGATTCATCTTCTGGCGACCATAAATTCATGTACAAAACGTCATGTCCATCCAATCAATATTTGTTGGGATAGCAAATATAAATGTTGTAGGGGCTTAATGTAATTTTTATCGTTAGACACAATGGGATAATGTAATAATTTGCGCGGCGATTACATTTTCCATTTAGTCTActtgccaaaataaaaatgctgaaaTTTATTGCAATGGTTCAGCATTTGTTTcatgccttttttattttacgaTGCAGGTTATACGctgctttcaattcaaaacAGGCTGCAATAGTGATAGATAGGGATGGCCCTTTAAAGGCCCATCAGCGCAAACGGAATGATACAGATGCTCTTGGGCGTCGGACTTGGCGGTTATAGTAGGCCTACCCCTAAAGTGGCCGGCGGTGCTAGTGTTAAGCACTGTTGGTTCAGCGGTCGAACTCTCACCTGGAGGGAGGCCAGGTTCCAACTTTGCCAGAAGAATGGGCGTGGCGGTCCACAGAAGGTACACGTACCGAGCATTGGTGGTTCAGTGGTAGAATTCTCGCCTGCCACGCGGgaggcccgggttcgattcccggcCAATGCAGGGACAGTTTTAACTTTGTCGTGTAACTGCACAAACAGTGCTGATGTAGAGCTGCTACTTACCTGTGAAGGCTACACCATCGTCTGTTCTGCTGaatacagagacacactgtACACCAAAACAAGTAAGACTCCTTTCAATTGCGCTGTGCATTTTCAAAGTAACATGGTTCAATCGGAAGCGTTTTCATCAAAAGTCCAGGCCTGCAGGGGAGACGCTGCACCTTCAACCGCTCTGCCATCCTGAATTCTTTCCGATGgttacattttctttgttaTAATTTCAATCTTGCCCAAAACAAAAAGTTACTTGCACGATAATCATGCAGCAAATGACGCAATCTGCCTAACAGAGGATTCACATCTGTCTTCATACTGAGCGACAAACAACTTATGTAGCTTGTGCGGGCAGCGTGAACTTCACACAATTAAGATACAATCTTGCCCTAAACACTGGTTCTAACCGCTTACTGCATACACAAACATAGGCTTTGCCAATCCTATCTCATTTAAGGTAAAGTTAACACTCATGCGCATCTGTTCCCCATTTCCTCAAAACAGATCGAATGCCCCCCTACGTACTTTGGAGGGACTGGCTGGAAAAGGGAATTGTTACCCTGGGGGATTTGTATCTTGGTGGCGTATTCAAATCCTTTGAGGCTGCGGTATAGCAATTTGGAAACCCCAGGTCTCAAATTTTGAGGTATTTGCAAATTCTTACTCTGTTATTAGGGATTTGTGGATCCACTTCTTCAGCCCCATATGCACCAGAATGTTTAGATAAGATGTTGATGAAATATGGTGAAGGTCATGAGGCTTCTGGGTATTATTCTATGCTCATTCAGAACCTGTCGGATGGAGCCTGGTCAGCCCTCAAGAAGACACGGGAAAGGGAACTGAATATTACAATGGATGATTAGGAGTGGGACAGAATTTGTAGGAATACTAAAAAAACTATGTCAGGAGATGTGAGGATGTGCCTCATTCAGTTCAAGATCACGCATCTTCTATTGGACTCCCTGCAGATTGTTTAGACTTTGAATGAAAGACACTcaaaattgttggaaatgtaagacaggGAATGGCCAATTAAATCATGTCCTCTTGTCCTTTGAcaaggtccaggaattttggactgGTACACAGGATAACCTAGGATAACACAGGATAACCTATGTCTGATTGGTTCCATTCAGCACTAGGCTATTTGTTTTGGGAGATGGGTAAATCTTAAGCGGGAttgataagcacataagaagttGGGTCcaaactagtttaatgataacCAGACAGATTATTCTAAGAGGATGGTGGAATGAAGGGATGCCATCAATCCAAGAGTGGGCTTTTGAGATGGCTAGAGCGGCAGCgtttaaaaaatgtcttataAATGGTTTTCCAGATTGAATGTCtaaactagaaaatggggaaagtaatTAAGCTTTCTGGAGCGCTCCTAAGAAGCTAAGTGCTGGGTCCACACAGTCTCCAAGCTATTAAAAGAGGATAAAAAGTTGCACTAAAAGTTGATAAAAGGCCATCCTGTATAGGTGGGGAGTTTAGTAGTCTTCAGTGTGCACACACAATAAGTTCAGCTGAGTCACCCCTTAGGTTTCCTGGCTTGCTGGCTTCAAAACAATCCTTCATTAAAATGAGCTGCTGCAGTTTAAAATCCTCTTGTGAGATTAAAAGCAATCactgctttaaaaaaagggGTTAAAATCCACGTTAAAAAGATGCCATTATAAGGTTGTAAAAGAACTTAAAAGTAGAGCTCTCTACGTTTGGCCATGTAATGGTGTCCTCAGGAGAGAATAACTGCCACCAGAGATGGCCTAAGTTTAATAAAAATGATATGGGTGGGGCCACCATCCCAACCGGCAccggactaagacgcgaggaagggaagtAAGTGAAGGAAACGTTGATGCAATTTAACGACCTGAGATGTACCCTTATTGTGCTCATTAGTGAAAACAGGTGTGCATCATTATCATTCAGCAGCGTCCAGTGTGTGGACTTTGACAAGAGGAGGGAGGAATCTTTAAACTGCTCTGCAGTAGATGATTCTTTTTTAAAGTCTGTCTGCTGTTACGTTTGTTTGATTCTGGACTctagacatttattttttttgtttgccactaataccccgtttacacgaagggaagatgcagatattttcctgcggtttggcctctcatttacacgaaaaccctgtttttatcacagaaaacgattatctctaaaaactccggccaaagtggagattttggaaaactttgtttgcacgtttgcatgtaaacttaaacaaacggaggtttaggcagccgagagagagaaagaggaagtgattagTTGCTgatgttgctattttcgggattgtgattggctaacatgggcttgagcttctcgttacaatgccacctacaggtgtggcCTGCTCTTAACGacattgacggcatatatacacgggtacatgtaaacgaacacttttctgaaaatgtagaggttctaaatgtccgtttattaaaatagccggccacgtgtaaatgcTGTCTAACTCATCtgtcaaattcaattcaattcaattcaattttatttatagtatcaaatcataacaagagttatctcgagacactttacagatagagtaggtctagaccacactctataaagccccaacaattccaatagttcccccaagagcaagcattagcagtggctattgcgacagtggcgaggaaaaactcccttttaggaagaaacctcggcagacccagactcttcaAACACCTTGCAATGCCGTAGCACTAGGCTGGACTAGAGTTTGGACTCCAGACGTTTCCCTATTGCGTCAGACTTGTCTTGGATTCGTTGGTAACTgcactcggtcttgtctcgaaCTTGACCATTCGTCTCGCCAAATTTTCTAGTTGGTCTTGAACGAGTCCAGCACTTCATGTTTTAACATGTAACTttctccttcaaaacaaaaccattgaagcgtgcttgttcagaaaacaggtattagtttaactcaaaatccatctagaacggACACTGATATTGGTCACCTATACTCCTGGCTGCTTCATATGAGCCTGTATTATTGTTAGGGGTCGAGCAGCGAAGCTGTGTGGACCTTACTGTATTTTCGTGTATTATTTCTTCTTCCTAAGAAATCCATGTTCCCCTGCACGAAAACTCACCGAACTTTGCACATAAGTCCAGTCCTATGCTAAACTTAATCAGTGTGATTTGTGTGCTAAGTGTcctgatggtggcgctacaCCAGCCATCAAAATTTCTAAACTTTAAAAATGCATAACAAATCAGCCATACATGCTACAACATCGCAACTTATGCCAAACTGTAACCCCAACAGAGCAGAAACTATGCTCTGCTGTTAACATGTAGCAATTTTTGAAGTCCATCACTCTCTTCTTAAACCTATATCCTCCCACGTTTGTTTCAATTGACACCAAATTTGGGCAACTCCATCTCCAGACTGTTCTCCACAATTTTACCTTTAGCCCATAGTGCATTAAAACGTTTTACTCCATACAGTACTGCAATTTCTTCCAAACTAAATCTTTGATGTTCatgcaaaaaaatcacaacattCGAAGATCATTGTAGATTTGGTGTGCAAAATTTCAGATTTTTATCTAAAAAAGagaatttaatttttttttttaattgtgtccTCATCTACGCATTGCAGTCAATGAAAAATAGAGCATCTTTAAACATCAGTTTAGCATTTATTatctttttgaaaataaatatacagGCATCTCTATGTTGTCTTAACCAAGTATACAAATTCTCAGATTtttctaaaattaaaaaaatttacaGCAGCTTTAAATTCTGCATTTTCACACAAGCCTGCTCCTTGTCTACTAGGTGTTGCGATGCCACTTGAGACGTCACCCAGATAATAGCTCCCTGAGATCAGAACCTGCCTATGACCACAATGATTCTGAGTTCGAGCCCATGGTGTTGCAAGATGATCATACGTGTATCTAATAAGGCGTTGTGCTGTGGACAACTGCCCTGCATGTTTcaaatgtgtgtctgcattaaCACACCTGATTCTGATTAACAATCAGCCCAGTTAAGGAAAGTCATGTTATTATAGTCAACCCAGGCTGACTCAATAAAATATAGCCCATATAGTTAGAGGAGTCATCACCTGGACAATACCTCAATGAGATCAGCGTTTGCCTTTGTACCTGAAGATTGCGAGTTCAAATGGTCACAATGTCACATCTTATAAATAATCAGCCATTGTGCTTTGGACACCTTCCCTGCATGTTTTAGATGTTTCAGAGCATCAACACACCTGTCTGAAATGATCAGCTCATTAGTTTGTGTCCTAGGTTAAAATGCCACTGTGTACTCTGGCATTATGCTTATGTGGGGATTGGAGACacaaaatctgtaaaaaaacattttaatttagaaaatttaaataattaacaGTTCGTATGGTTAATAGACCATGtatttataatttttagggctgtcaaaataacgcagtaatttcaattaattaatctgagaaaaaaaaataacgcagattaatccattccatattgacgtttgacccagagccgttctagccatcatttgactgtaaaatgaaagaggaagacgagaatgtgctgcctggatcattgattggaacatttaaaaatcttcctgaatagggttggctaCCAAAATCttgtgccactgatatgtctgcgcttctctctgatgctctgaaacagacgatacagacaacacaaacaccgctgcatgtgacgctagttaacactatactcaacagcagctaacgttagcctaccgctagctagtagctggattaaaaatggTTAaagtgctgacagctaacgctaaacggtgtaaagtttgactgtgttttactgtagaggattccaacacatgtaacaatctgcaactgccgttgtcagaaaaacaacacagacggtgcattcaatgaaactggtaaactacatcgtcgtggtgcattcaaagttattgttaaatgtccttttcccatctggtggttgtttttgtcgttaaaCAGCAATTtattagtgaaataagttattgtttttgttatacattattattaaatcatttcattttgaccatatggccttagcaataaacaagccttctttaatgtcgccgactgttgtttagtacccttcttgttttttcttgtgtttttttactttcttaaaaagtattggtccaggcactgttaattatgtatgcgatttatttcgattaattaataaATTTGTAAATAGTAAATTTGTAATTAagtagattacattttttaatcaattgacagccctaataatttTACCTCTTGCTGCTCAAAAACCCTTTCTGCACACAAGTCCATAGCTTCATTTGGCTTAACAAAATTTGACCTATTTTACTTAACTATCTTATAAGTGTTTACTGTTTTCTTCACCTCTTTTAGCTTGATGTGTGCAAGTGAACTACAAAACAGCCTGTTCAATATTGATGTTGCTCTTTCATCTTGATCTTTAGTTTTCATAGTGGATTTTGGAGTGTCAGTTTGATCCATTCACACTTATTAAAGATTATGCCATCATTATGTCTGATGCTACTATTGTGCTCTCATCCTTGTGTTACGTGTACCCACTTTTACATCTTATCACAATTTTGCTAAATAGACTACATTTTTGGTCCTTTGAtgaagtgcaaaaaaacattgtttccatGGCAGCTGTTTTTTCAGTAAATAACCCCATTGGAGTGtctctttcactttcttttgGGTGTACTATATTTCTCCGCTCTGGGATGAGTGCGTTGTGCCACATTTGACATCGCTTACATACCCGAGGAAATTTTCAATAAATCCCTTGATGATAATTAGGGGCCGAGCAGCGAAGCTGCGTGGACCCTATTGTTTTTGGCTGTATTATTAGTGGCCAAGCAGTGAAGCTTTTTTgattttggccacagacacaatgtcactGGGCACTTTGTACTATGGATTCTTCAAGACAAGTGATAAGTTTCAAAAGTGGAAACATTTGTATATTTTAGGGATAACTGTGTTTTAGTGACACCTGTGACACCTGtcgacacaccaaccagacgggccgaccgtcggcagaaaagccagtcggactgatcagtcgggtcccgaggtccaaaaaatgcctcagaacacactgaggcgacgccgacttgagcgtacgctctgcgcgtgcgcgaaaggtaatacgtctccataccagcaggcggcgctgctctgtattgtttccattaacagtctgattatttcccagaaaatgagaaccggcagctgattgtacgaacgtgtcacgtggttcttttttctccggaaattcacagccagactgtcatggcggaatacgatctcatattgtactaaaatagttcaacgaaacgtgtttctgaaaccattttaagcgagaaataggctgtgcagttgctgaatctgtcttcatttcagattgacaaaggtcagtttaaaagattttcgtcagattttgagcggctcatccgctccccatttccgggtgagtcccgactgccctgtccccgactgaacatgtcgggtcggcccaaatgaatgccgacggctccttggacggccgacggcacgggacacacggaacagacagtcacggacctcgccagacggcccgacgcccgattatcgggctggtgtgtcttctctctaattTGATCCTACAGTGTTGTTACACTATACTTGCTTTtggatcattaaaaaaaaataatgccaaatgattatcttaaaataaaagatatagtGTCTCTTGCATCACATACATTATGAACAAGTATCTAAGTGGATCTAAGGATtctatttttctgtctctcatttggactcggtcttgactagtgctggtcttggacttgacaAAGGTTGACTTGACTTAAGCACTATCACCTTGTCATCTCAACTGCTTTACTTCATTTCTATCCTGCAAAATACAAGTCAACAGCTCCATCTTCTGGCAAGTCAGCAGAGCATTTCATGAATAACTGTGGCAGTTTAAGTGTGCAGATAATGTAGCTCTACACTGAACAATAATTGTTGCATGGCACAGGCTGCTATACTAATGGTGTTTTTGTAGGCATCTGTCATCCAAGTGGACCAAAAAGTGGACCACCAAAAAACAGACTCAGGCTTTAacacctgcctcatttagtttggttgaatcCCACTAGGGTTGATTTTCCCCCTTGGTGCGGTCCGTTTGGGCAGGTTTGAATGCAGCAATCACACTCAGATGCCCAGGAGTATGAAGGCTTTTGTTCTGGAGTTTTCAACATGTCATTATTGTCTCTTGTCATTTCACATCAGTGTGAAAAATCGATAAAAAGACACATTACATTGTGaatatggctttattatcataTGTCACTTTACAACAAATCACTATGCtatgtaaaattaaataaatgacaatAATTCAGATAATTTTCTAATGAAACTGATTTAAAATTGCAACCCATTACACTTTACATAATTTGTGAAACTTTAACTTTCCCTGTCCTATGATTACATGTTGTCTGGAAATGTGACTGCAATGATGTAATGAACTCTAGATAATCCTGTCTTTTCAAATAATCAATTTTTTTACTTCTCGCAACAGGACTTCATAATGCTTTAAATAATTCTAAAGATATGTTATACAGGGATCACATATTAATGACACAAAactgaaatgaataaaacaacTTTGTGAAGGGGCCACAATCTTTTTGTAGTGACAGTTTTATGTGAAACACAATTAAAGTTCACAGCTGATGTTTTTCTATACTTGATGGGAAAGTGTGTCTGTTCAGGTGCATCTTTTCTCAGTGAAATaggagcccagcaggcctgtAATTTATGTTTGCAACAAAATGGACATAAATCACAGAGATGATGCTTTAACCAAACATAGAGACATAAATACAAAACTTtagtagtttttttgttgtgttgggTTGAAATGTTTCCtatcacaaagaaaaaaaggcttCCCTAGGAAAAAAAGACTCTTCATAAGTGTCATACATGTGTGAATTTAAAGCTTGCATTAAACTGGGTGATTACCTAGACACAGTATGTGGTGCTTATGACTCATGCATGATGCACAGATCTTTCAATTGTTGATCATAGACAATTTGGATGTTAAGACAGGAAAGCATATCTTTACTTTCTGTATTTGATAATTCACTCACTGAACAGCAGGAACATATTAATTCCTTTAATTCTTAGACCGAGTCTGATCTCAGTCCCTACACAGCCTCTCTACAGCATGTTGGCCTCACAGGAGCCAGGCTGCAGTATCTGAAGAGTAACAATGAGTTTAACTGCTTTTCTAAACCAGGGGTAAAACAAGGCATAGATCAGAGGGTTTAGACAAGAGTTAGAATAGAACACAAAGAGAACATAGGATGCAGATGAAGCATTGACCAAGCTGTCACctgcaagagagacagagtaatATGGGCAGAAACATAGTAGGAACACAACTACAAGAACACCAAGAGTCCTGGCTGCTTTCAGCTCTGATTTCTTTGCCTTTGGAGTCACTGAAAGCTGGAGTGTGACAGCTGTAATGTGAGAGCGCATGGCACGAGCCTGAGACACAGCCACGGCAAATATTCTCAGATACAGAGCTATTATGAGAATAACTGGAACAAGAAAGGACAAAACAAGGTCTACAGCTCCTAAGACATAGTCAACGACAAACACACATTCTCCGTAGCAGGAATTATACCTCCCCGGTTGAGTCAGGGCATCATTTACAAAGGGAAAGCTGTAGGAAACAGAACAGAGCCAACATAGACAAACACAGAGTTTAACTCTGTTGACAGTGATTCTGGTGGTGTAATGCAGAGGGTCACAAATAGCAACGTAACGGTCAAATGATATGAGCACTATGTCACCTATTGAGGATGCAGTAATTATGCTTGAAAGATACTtataaagaaaacacacaaagtcaCCAAGAAACCAGCAGGATGTTTTTCGGAGGATTTCTCCTGGCATCACCACGAGGCCCACTAGAAAGTCtgagacagccagagagaggaggaggatgttggtgggtgtgtggagctgcctggagggaaagagaaaagcACCATTAAACAAACAAGTCCTCATATCTAAATGACAAACAAACATGATATGTTAGTTCTTCCTGAAACAATCAAAACAATCATTCCAAAAACTCTTGAGTTTTTTTCTGATCTGTTATAGAAACAGGCCTTATTCTGAGCAGTCAGTTTGATTATCACAGTATGAAAAGAAAAGGTGTTACATTATAATAACATCATCAATAGCTCCCTCAAGCATCCCACTATGCCATGACGGTGAAACATcaagccagcatgcacaataccaggaccctgaaactgacacAAAGGGTTCACATATCTAAAACTTCAATTTTTGAGACAATAATCTTTGCCTGAAGTGGGAGACTGAGATGATGACGAGCAGGTTGAGAGCTACAGTGAGCAGAGAGCTGGAGTAGAGCAAAATGTGAATGAGCATCACTTCAAACCAAGGAGGTGTCAGCTTCCTGCAGGAGGTGTTGAAGAGTTGTGGAAAGCAGAGCTCTGCTCCGTCCTGTGTCTCCGTCATCTGTGTGAGGATGAGAGAGGTCTCAGCTCTCTGCTTCAAACTCTGTCATACAACTGATTTATCTCTTTCTACCTTTGTCTCCACCCCTCCTTTTCTCCCTCTCAGTCTCTGTTGGACACTGATGTCCTTTTCTTGCTCTACACATCACAACGTCATCTTCTACACTTTCTCTGTTAGTCCACAAGCCTTTCAATAATATTTTTTCTTCTCAATCCTCCGGTGTTCTGCCTTTCTGTCAATCTTTTGGCAACCCGAAGATTCCAGACTTTCAGATCTCGACCCAGCTGAAAACAATGCTTATACAACAAGTGCTTATACCTGGAGCAGGTATAAGCACTTTAATTCTTAGACAATTGGGCGGCAGGTCAGTGATTCAGTTTGTTTCAAGCTTACCGAACCCTTAAGTCTTCAATAGCTTCATAGTAATAGCCCCATGTGTTGTCTTTTATGGCGTAAGTTTATGTCATATCTCCCAAGCGCGATAAAACATGCTCATGAGCAAATTATATACTTTCAACAATCGAGAGCTGTACAGGCAGCTGTGAGCATGAAACAAAACGTGCACAACACCATGTGCCTGTGACTGTCTGCTTTGCGTGTGCTGGAGGGAAGACACACTCTCGCAGGTTAACTCTCCTCTCAAAGTTGATTTCTGCTCGCTCGAATGAAACTGACTTTTGACATTGTGGAGGCGGATAACAACAGAGGCACTGGCCCTAACGGTAATAAATACCTGGAgtacatacgaattacagtagtttacttttcatagctatatgTAGGTATGGTTTATGAGAACAGCCGGTCTGGTTTGATCTTGCTGGGCCATCTCAGTGTCTCGACAGCTACctcagtagttttttttttttctgtcttagtCAGGCCCTCTTTTCATGCCAGTACCCCCAGGCCCATGCACTTCAAAGAAACTTTCCAGACTTGCCACTAGAGTACCTCACACTTTTCCATCGGTCTCCCATCCACTGCTTCCTGAAGCTCCCCACTGCCATCTGTGAGCGGGTGCCAGAGTTTGTCCAATAAGTGGCATTCTTCAGGTGAAAGCTCTGCTCCAGAACCTGGCTCTCTTTAGCCTGTTCCAGTCTCCTCTGAATCTTCCGGCCTTTGCTCCCAGACCTCCAGTGCTTCCATGGGCCCTCTAGCACCTCTCTGGAGTCAAGCAGGTTGCCCGCTAGCCAGACATAGGGGACTCAAGTCACA
It contains:
- the LOC116040304 gene encoding trace amine-associated receptor 13c-like, with the translated sequence MNVLLLFTGNLLDSREVLEGPWKHWRSGSKGRKIQRRLEQAKESQVLEQSFHLKNATYWTNSGTRSQMAVGSFRKQWMGDRWKSMTETQDGAELCFPQLFNTSCRKLTPPWFEVMLIHILLYSSSLLTVALNLLVIISVSHFRQLHTPTNILLLSLAVSDFLVGLVVMPGEILRKTSCWFLGDFVCFLYKYLSSIITASSIGDIVLISFDRYVAICDPLHYTTRITVNRVKLCVCLCWLCSVSYSFPFVNDALTQPGRYNSCYGECVFVVDYVLGAVDLVLSFLVPVILIIALYLRIFAVAVSQARAMRSHITAVTLQLSVTPKAKKSELKAARTLGVLVVVFLLCFCPYYSVSLAGDSLVNASSASYVLFVFYSNSCLNPLIYALFYPWFRKAVKLIVTLQILQPGSCEANML